From the genome of Helicobacter pylori, one region includes:
- the azlC gene encoding azaleucine resistance protein AzlC, giving the protein MHDFLKAFRDAFPHTISIFLGYLLMGMTFGVLLVQHGYDYKVALFMSLFIYAGAVQFVAITLLSTQASLMNVVIVSLLVNARQTCYALSMLDRFKNTQWRLPYLAHALTDETFALLNLYAPKEGVSEKDFIFSISLLNHSYWIFGSLVGSLVGTHFSFDTQGMEFVMTAIFIVLFMEQYKRTANHKNAWLGIVIAVVCLALFGTEYFLLIALVLMVLALILFKKQLEC; this is encoded by the coding sequence ATGCATGATTTTCTAAAAGCCTTTAGAGACGCTTTCCCTCATACCATTTCTATCTTTTTAGGGTATTTGCTTATGGGAATGACTTTTGGGGTGCTTTTAGTCCAGCATGGCTATGATTATAAAGTCGCCTTGTTCATGTCGTTATTCATCTATGCTGGAGCGGTGCAATTTGTAGCGATCACGCTTTTAAGCACGCAAGCGAGCTTGATGAATGTCGTTATTGTGAGCTTGTTGGTGAATGCGAGACAGACTTGTTATGCGCTTTCTATGCTAGACAGGTTTAAAAACACCCAATGGCGTTTGCCCTATTTAGCGCATGCGCTCACGGATGAAACCTTTGCTTTATTGAATTTATACGCTCCTAAAGAGGGGGTTAGTGAAAAAGACTTTATTTTTAGCATTTCCTTACTCAACCACTCTTATTGGATTTTTGGCTCGTTGGTGGGTTCGTTAGTCGGAACGCATTTTTCTTTTGACACTCAAGGCATGGAATTTGTGATGACAGCGATTTTTATCGTGCTGTTTATGGAGCAATACAAACGCACCGCAAATCATAAAAACGCATGGCTTGGGATTGTTATTGCGGTTGTTTGTTTGGCGCTCTTTGGGACTGAATATTTTTTGCTCATCGCTTTAGTTTTAATGGTGCTTGCTCTTATTTTGTTTAAGAAGCAGTTAGAATGTTAA
- the dnaJ gene encoding molecular chaperone DnaJ has translation MELSYYEILEVEKHSNQETIKKSYRKLALKYHPDRNAGDKEAEEKFKLINEAYGVLSDEKKRALYDRYGKKGLNQAGASQSDFSDFFEDLGSFFEDAFGFGARGSKRQKSSIAPDYLQTIELSFKEAVFGCKKTIKVQYQSVCESCDGTGAKDKSLETCKQCNGQGQVFMRQGFMSFAQTCGACKGKGKIIKTPCQACKGKTYILKDEEIDATIPEGIDDQNRMVLKNKGNEYEKGKRGDLYLEVRVKEDEYFKREGCDLFIEAPIFFTTIALGHTIKVPSLKGDELELKIPRNARDRQTFAFRNEGVKHPESSYRGSLIVVLQVIYPKSLNKEQQELLEKLHASFGYEGEPHKGVLETCISKFKDWFK, from the coding sequence GTGGAATTGAGTTATTATGAAATTTTAGAAGTGGAAAAACACAGCAACCAAGAGACCATTAAAAAGTCTTACAGAAAGCTGGCTTTAAAATACCACCCAGACAGAAACGCCGGCGATAAAGAAGCCGAAGAAAAGTTCAAGCTCATCAATGAAGCCTATGGGGTGTTAAGCGATGAAAAGAAACGGGCCTTATACGATAGGTATGGTAAAAAAGGCTTAAACCAAGCCGGTGCAAGCCAGAGCGATTTTTCTGATTTTTTTGAAGATTTAGGCTCGTTTTTTGAAGACGCTTTTGGGTTTGGCGCTAGAGGGAGTAAAAGGCAAAAAAGCTCTATCGCGCCGGATTATTTGCAAACCATTGAATTGAGCTTCAAAGAAGCGGTTTTTGGCTGTAAAAAGACCATTAAAGTCCAATACCAGAGTGTCTGTGAAAGTTGCGATGGCACGGGCGCTAAAGACAAATCCTTAGAGACTTGCAAGCAATGCAATGGGCAGGGGCAGGTGTTTATGCGTCAAGGTTTTATGAGTTTTGCGCAAACTTGTGGGGCGTGTAAAGGCAAGGGCAAAATCATTAAAACCCCATGCCAAGCGTGTAAGGGTAAAACCTACATTCTTAAAGATGAAGAAATTGACGCGACAATCCCTGAGGGCATTGATGATCAAAACCGCATGGTGCTTAAAAATAAAGGCAATGAATACGAGAAAGGAAAAAGAGGGGATTTGTATTTAGAAGTGCGAGTCAAAGAAGATGAGTATTTCAAGCGCGAAGGCTGTGATTTGTTCATTGAAGCGCCGATATTTTTCACCACTATCGCTTTAGGGCATACGATTAAAGTGCCGTCTTTAAAAGGGGACGAACTGGAATTAAAAATCCCTAGAAACGCCAGAGACAGGCAGACTTTTGCGTTTAGAAACGAGGGCGTGAAACACCCTGAAAGCTCTTATAGAGGGAGTTTGATTGTGGTATTGCAGGTGATTTATCCTAAAAGTTTGAATAAAGAACAGCAAGAGTTATTGGAAAAATTGCATGCGAGTTTTGGCTATGAGGGCGAGCCGCATAAAGGCGTTTTAGAAACCTGTATTTCTAAGTTTAAAGACTGGTTTAAATAA